Proteins from a genomic interval of Canis lupus familiaris isolate Mischka breed German Shepherd unplaced genomic scaffold, alternate assembly UU_Cfam_GSD_1.0 chrUn_S1981H2180, whole genome shotgun sequence:
- the LOC119878849 gene encoding ankyrin repeat domain-containing protein 7-like — translation MKKRSTARNGWGLLRFGFNLRPLRDRSPPMIVSSFHSPGPGYHIKYQDLRKIHRAVVADDPGKLQDVEQFLLFDLCDINERDRKNRTALHLACAIGRVDVVKYLLAWKCDVNLRDGENRTALVKAVQCQKEACVDILLKKGADPNAKDFKGNTALHYAAFEGNILIAQKLLFNKGEIEAKNKDGLTPLLVAVNEKKEKMVVFLLEEANINAVDYTKRSCLHLACANGHEDMVKLLVDRKCQLNLRDVENTTALLKAVQSQDEACVDILLKHGANPDLKDIKGNTALHYAALGDNVTIAQKLLLKKVNMEIRNKDGLTPLLLAINEKKEKMVAFLVEKANINAVDYAKSSELDARVRELSPT, via the exons ATGAAAAAGAGATCTACAGCGCGGAATGGGTGGGGCCTGCTGCGCTTCGGCTTCAACCTCAGGCCTCTGAGGGACCGCTCACCGCCTATGATTGTTTCCAGCTTCCACAGCCCCGGCCCCGGATACCACATCAAGTATCAAGATCTCAGGAAAATCCACAGAGCTGTGGTCGCTGATGATCCAGGAAAATTGCAGGACGTAGAGCAGTTTCTGCTTTTTGATTTATGTGACATCAATGAAAGGGACAGGAAGAACAG GACTGCTCTCCACTTGGCCTGTGCCATTGGCCGTGTAGATGTGGTGAAGTACCTGCTCGCTTGGAAATGCGATGTCAACCTCCGTGATGGAGAAAACAGGACAGCTCTAGTGAAG GCTGTCCAGTGCCAAAAAGAGGCATGTGTAGATATTCTGCTCAAAAAAGGTGCTGATCCAAATGCTAAGGACTTCAAGGGAAACACCGCTCTCCATTATGCGGCCTTTGAGGGGAATATCTTAATAGCACAGAAGCTGCTTTTTAACAAAGGAGAGATAGAGGCCAAAAACAAG GATGGCCTCACACCGCTTCTAGTtgctgtaaatgaaaaaaaagagaaaatggtggtATTTTTATTAGAAGAAGCAAATATAAATGCAGTTGACTACACTAaaag GAGTTGTCTCCACTTGGCCTGTGCCAATGGCCATGAAGATATGGTGAAGCTCCTGGTAGATCGGAAATGCCAGCTAAACCTCCGTGATGTTGAAAACACGACCGCTCTACTGAAG GCTGTACAATCCCAAGATGAGGCATGTGTAGATATTCTGCTGAAACATGGTGCTAATCCTGATCTAAAAGACATCAAGGGCAACACTGCTCTCCATTATGCAGCATTAGGGGACAATGTCACAATAGCACAGAAACTACTTTTAAAGAAAGTCAATATGGAGATCAGAAACAAG GATGGCCTCACACCGCTTTTACTtgctataaatgaaaaaaaagagaaaatggtggcatttttagtagaaaaagcaaatataaatgcaGTTGACTACGCTAAaag ctcaGAGCTTGATGCCAGAGTCcgggaattgagccccacatag